TGCAGGTCACCCAGGGTTTCCTGGTAGGCGCCCACGAGGAACGCGCCCAGGTAGTAGGGCCGGTCGTCCTCCAGGGTGTGCAGCTCCAGCACGCGCTTGACGCCGCGGGTGTCGATGAAGCGGTCGATCTTGCCGTCGCAGTCGCAGGTGATGTCGGCCAGGAAGGCCCGTTCCGTGGGCTGTTCGTTCAGCCGGTGTACGGGCATGATGGGGAAGAGGTGGTCGATGGCCCAGGCGTCGGGCAGGGACTGGAACACGCTCATGTTGCAGTAGTAGATGCTGGCCAGCGACAGGGCCACGTCTTCCATCCACTTGGGCGGGTTCTTCACGTCTTCGAGCATGTCCGCGATGTTGCGCATCACGGCCCAGAAGATGGTCTCGCCCATGGCCCGCTCGCGCAGGGAGCAGCGGCCCAGGCGGAACATCTGGCGCACTTCGTCGCGGTAGTAGATGGCGTCGTTGTAGCATTCCTGGACGTTTTTCACCGTCAGGGAGCGGTGGGTCTCCCAGAGGTTGCGCACGGGGTCGGGGGCGTCGTCGGGCACGGCCCCGGGCACCGGGCGGCTTTCCAGGCGGCTGACGTCGAGCACGTCGAAGAGCAGCACGGAGTAGTAGGCCACGGTGGCGCGGCCCGACTCGGTGATGATGTGCGGGTGGGGCACGTCGCGCTCGTCCATCTCGCTCATCACCGATTCGATGATGTCGGCGCAGTATTCGTCCAGGGTGTAGTTGCGGCTGCTCTCGAAGTTGGTGTGCGAGCCGTCGTAGTCCACGGCCAGGCCGCCGCCCAGGTCCAGGTAGCCCATGGCGCAGCCCTCGCCCACCAGCTCGGCGTACATGCGGCAGGCCTCCTGCACGGCCACGCGGATGTCGCGGATGTTGGGGATCTGCGAGCCGAGGTGGAAGTGCAAAAGGCGCAGGCAGTCGAGCATGTTTTCGGCGCGCAGGGCGTCCACGGCCTCGACCACCTCGGAGGTGGACAGGCCGAAGATGGACAGGTCGCCGGCGGACTCGGCCCAGTGGCCGCCCACCTGGGCGCTGACCTTGGTGCGCACGCCCATCTTGGGCCGCACGCCCAGGACCTTGGAGCGTTCCAGGATCAGTTGCAGCTCGCCGGGCATCTCCATGACCAGGAAGCAGTTGAAGCCCATCTTGGTGGCGTACAGGGCCAGGTCCACGAAGTCGCGGTCCTTGTAGCCGTTGCACACCAGGCAGGCTTCGCGGTCGGAGAGGTAGGCCAGGGCGGCGATGAGCTCGGCCTTGGAGCCGACCTCCAGGCCGTGGTGGTAGCGCGAGCCGAACTGGGCGATCTCCTCCACCACCTGCTGCTGCTGGTTGACCTTGACGGGGAACACGCCGCGGTATTCGCCCCGGTAGCCCAGGGCGGCGATGGCCGTGCGGAAGGTCTCGTGGATCAGCGAAATCTGCGAGTCGAGGATATTTTCCACGCGCAGCAGCACGGGCAGTTCCAGCCCGCGCTCCTTGAGACCGTCGATGATCTGCGGCACGCTGACGCGCACGCCGTTGCCCGGCGTGGGCACCAGCACGAGGTCGCCGTTCTCGGCCACGTCGAAATAGCCGCCGCTCCAGTTGCGGATGCCGTAGAGGTCGGCAGACCGTTCGGCGGTCCACTTCTCCAGGGATCGTTTGCTCATGGGGGATTCCCCTCCTCGCCGTCCGCGCGGGACGCGGACCTGAACTTGCCGGGCCCCCGGGGGCCCTGGAAAGGGCTGCGCGGCGAGAGGGATCGAGGATCTTGGGCAACGCGCAGCCGGAGGGTTTACCTAGATGCCATCGCTTGCGG
This portion of the Desulfocurvus vexinensis DSM 17965 genome encodes:
- the speA gene encoding biosynthetic arginine decarboxylase, coding for MSKRSLEKWTAERSADLYGIRNWSGGYFDVAENGDLVLVPTPGNGVRVSVPQIIDGLKERGLELPVLLRVENILDSQISLIHETFRTAIAALGYRGEYRGVFPVKVNQQQQVVEEIAQFGSRYHHGLEVGSKAELIAALAYLSDREACLVCNGYKDRDFVDLALYATKMGFNCFLVMEMPGELQLILERSKVLGVRPKMGVRTKVSAQVGGHWAESAGDLSIFGLSTSEVVEAVDALRAENMLDCLRLLHFHLGSQIPNIRDIRVAVQEACRMYAELVGEGCAMGYLDLGGGLAVDYDGSHTNFESSRNYTLDEYCADIIESVMSEMDERDVPHPHIITESGRATVAYYSVLLFDVLDVSRLESRPVPGAVPDDAPDPVRNLWETHRSLTVKNVQECYNDAIYYRDEVRQMFRLGRCSLRERAMGETIFWAVMRNIADMLEDVKNPPKWMEDVALSLASIYYCNMSVFQSLPDAWAIDHLFPIMPVHRLNEQPTERAFLADITCDCDGKIDRFIDTRGVKRVLELHTLEDDRPYYLGAFLVGAYQETLGDLHNLFGDTNVVSVRINPDGTFDIVRELEGDSVSDVLSYVEYDPKHVVESFRLLAEQGVRDGNITPQERYYIMKAYERCMRGYTYLYR